Proteins found in one Micromonospora sp. WMMD1082 genomic segment:
- a CDS encoding AraC family transcriptional regulator: MHLPERAQPMRRNAGTALEMRAWRPRLPGVAEVLHAHVTGHAYPMHAHDTWTLLIVDDGAVRYDLHRHERLASRDLVTLLPPHVPHNGCPAGPDGFRKRVIYLDASHLAVDLIGSSVGTSSFTDPWLRRALSALHGVLRQPGDELRAEGLLALLVDRVRVHLGERAVAAPRDHTAAYLLRDLLEQHVADGVSLYDAGRLLHFHPSYLVRTFHREFGTTPHRYLTSRRVDHARRLILDGQPLASVARSSGFYDQPHLTRHFTRILGVSPGLFSRAARSTG, from the coding sequence ATGCACCTGCCGGAGCGAGCGCAGCCGATGCGGCGCAACGCCGGGACCGCGCTGGAGATGCGGGCCTGGCGGCCGAGGCTGCCCGGCGTCGCCGAGGTGCTGCACGCTCACGTCACCGGTCACGCGTACCCCATGCACGCCCACGACACGTGGACGCTGCTCATCGTCGACGACGGTGCGGTCCGCTACGACCTGCACCGGCACGAGCGGCTGGCCTCCCGCGACCTGGTGACGCTGCTGCCGCCGCACGTGCCGCACAACGGCTGTCCGGCCGGGCCGGACGGTTTCCGCAAACGGGTGATCTATCTCGACGCGAGTCACCTGGCGGTGGACCTCATCGGCTCGTCGGTCGGCACGTCCAGCTTCACCGATCCCTGGCTCCGCCGGGCACTATCCGCACTGCACGGCGTTCTCCGGCAACCCGGTGACGAGTTGCGGGCCGAAGGGCTGCTGGCGCTGCTCGTCGACCGGGTGCGCGTACACCTGGGCGAGCGCGCCGTCGCCGCCCCCCGCGATCACACGGCGGCCTATCTGCTGCGCGACCTCCTCGAACAGCACGTCGCGGACGGGGTGTCGCTGTACGACGCCGGCCGCCTGCTGCACTTCCATCCCTCGTACCTGGTCCGGACGTTCCACCGGGAGTTCGGTACGACGCCACACCGGTACCTCACCTCCCGGCGCGTCGACCACGCGCGGCGCCTGATCCTCGACGGTCAGCCGCTGGCCTCGGTGGCGCGGAGCAGCGGCTTCTACGACCAGCCCCACCTGACCCGCCACTTCACGCGCATCCTCGGCGTCAGTCCTGGCCTCTTCTCCCGCGCCGCCAGGTCGACCGGCTGA
- a CDS encoding S8 family peptidase, whose amino-acid sequence MRLTPHVTRRRLGALGAATLAGALLATAGVNPAAATPATGTVLGADLPTAVAGGYIVVLKDGQQLDRSRAEGLATRYGGRVDRVYGRTVNGYSATLTERAARRLAADPAVAYVEQDQRVQALATQANPPSWGLDRIDQRNLPLNQSFTYGPSNGVRIYVVDTGVRITHQDFGGRAVHGYDAVDNDYNTDDGNGHGTFVASVAAGTAYGVAKNATIVGVRVLNNSGSGTTAGVIAGVDWVTANATRPAVANLSLGGGASATLDAAVRRSINAGITYTIAAGNSGVPATGTSPARVTEALTVGATDRTDTRPTWSNYGTALDLFAPGVSITAAWRTSNTATYTGSGTSFSAPHVAGAAAIYLRNNPTASPATVNAAIVAAATPNVVVNPGAGSPNRLLYIGTFGS is encoded by the coding sequence GTGAGGCTCACCCCACACGTCACCCGCCGTCGGCTCGGCGCCCTGGGCGCCGCCACGCTCGCGGGCGCGCTACTCGCCACCGCCGGGGTCAACCCGGCGGCGGCGACCCCGGCGACCGGCACGGTCCTCGGTGCCGACCTGCCCACCGCCGTCGCGGGCGGCTACATCGTCGTGCTCAAGGACGGGCAGCAGCTCGACCGGAGCCGGGCGGAGGGTCTCGCCACCCGCTACGGCGGCCGGGTCGACCGGGTCTACGGGCGGACCGTCAACGGCTACTCCGCCACCCTCACCGAGCGGGCGGCCCGTCGGCTGGCCGCCGACCCCGCCGTCGCCTACGTCGAGCAGGACCAGCGGGTGCAGGCGCTCGCCACACAGGCGAACCCGCCGTCCTGGGGGCTCGACCGGATCGACCAGCGGAACCTGCCGCTGAACCAGTCGTTCACCTACGGGCCGAGCAACGGGGTCCGGATCTACGTGGTCGACACCGGCGTACGGATCACCCACCAGGACTTCGGCGGCCGGGCCGTGCACGGCTACGACGCGGTCGACAACGACTACAACACCGACGACGGCAACGGGCACGGCACCTTCGTGGCGTCGGTGGCCGCCGGCACCGCGTACGGGGTGGCGAAGAACGCCACCATCGTCGGCGTTCGGGTGCTCAACAACAGCGGTTCCGGCACCACGGCCGGAGTCATCGCCGGCGTCGACTGGGTCACCGCCAACGCGACCCGACCCGCCGTGGCCAACCTGAGCCTCGGCGGCGGTGCCAGCGCCACCCTCGACGCCGCGGTCCGCCGGTCGATCAACGCCGGCATCACGTACACCATCGCGGCGGGCAACTCCGGCGTCCCGGCCACCGGTACCTCACCGGCACGGGTCACCGAGGCACTGACCGTCGGCGCCACCGACCGCACCGACACCCGTCCCACCTGGTCGAACTACGGCACCGCGCTCGACCTCTTCGCGCCGGGTGTCTCGATCACCGCCGCCTGGCGGACCAGCAACACCGCCACGTACACCGGCAGCGGCACGTCGTTCTCCGCACCGCACGTGGCCGGGGCCGCCGCCATCTACCTGCGGAACAACCCGACGGCGAGCCCCGCGACGGTGAACGCGGCCATCGTCGCGGCGGCCACCCCGAACGTGGTCGTCAACCCCGGAGCCGGGTCACCCAACCGCCTGCTCTACATCGGCACCTTCGGAAGCTGA
- a CDS encoding LacI family DNA-binding transcriptional regulator — protein sequence MPPAPRRVTQRDIARLAGVSQATVSLVLNNRADADVRIAPETRERVLRVIAETGYAADPVARRLAARFNRIIGVFTYEPAFPSRSRDFFHPFLLGIEEYAERVGCDLLLFTSAPVVDGRRRIFHRDNRLRLADGCILLGREIDGAELLRLNRDGYPYVAVGRRDDAGGPVPYVGTDYAAAVGQLVGLALRRGHRRLAYLGVDATAESSADRRRGFDVAATDAEAARHLATPARDADTILDELLADGSTVVFVEDFATAVALESAARRRGLAVPGGLSILTLGDPTVPVPTDVAFTGFRIPREEMGRQSVEVLTGVIDGSAAGVQQRLLPCELVEGDTLGAPDPAVDRR from the coding sequence GTGCCCCCTGCACCCCGACGCGTCACGCAGCGTGACATCGCGCGGTTGGCCGGCGTCAGTCAGGCGACCGTGTCGCTGGTGCTCAACAACCGCGCCGACGCCGACGTGCGGATCGCCCCCGAGACCCGGGAGCGGGTGCTGCGGGTGATCGCCGAGACCGGCTACGCCGCCGACCCGGTCGCGCGCCGGCTCGCCGCACGGTTCAACCGGATCATCGGCGTCTTCACCTACGAGCCGGCCTTCCCCAGCCGCAGCCGGGACTTCTTCCACCCCTTTCTGCTGGGCATCGAGGAGTACGCCGAGCGGGTCGGCTGCGACCTGCTGCTGTTCACCAGCGCACCGGTGGTCGACGGCCGGCGACGGATCTTCCACCGGGACAACCGGCTGCGCCTGGCCGACGGATGCATCCTGCTCGGACGCGAGATCGACGGTGCGGAACTGCTCCGGCTCAACCGCGACGGATACCCGTACGTCGCGGTCGGCCGGCGTGACGACGCCGGAGGTCCGGTGCCCTACGTCGGCACCGACTACGCCGCCGCCGTGGGTCAGCTCGTCGGCCTGGCGCTGCGACGCGGCCACCGCCGCCTGGCCTACCTGGGCGTCGACGCGACCGCCGAGTCCTCCGCGGACCGGCGGCGTGGCTTCGACGTCGCCGCGACGGACGCGGAGGCCGCCCGCCACCTGGCGACGCCGGCCCGCGACGCCGACACGATCCTCGACGAGCTGCTCGCCGACGGCAGCACCGTCGTCTTCGTGGAGGACTTCGCCACCGCCGTGGCGCTGGAGTCGGCCGCCCGCCGACGCGGGCTGGCCGTGCCCGGTGGCCTGTCGATCCTGACCCTCGGCGACCCGACCGTGCCGGTCCCCACCGACGTCGCCTTCACCGGGTTCCGCATCCCGCGCGAGGAGATGGGCCGGCAGTCGGTCGAGGTGCTCACCGGCGTCATCGACGGCAGCGCCGCCGGCGTCCAGCAACGACTCCTGCCCTGCGAACTCGTCGAGGGCGACACCCTCGGTGCCCCCGATCCGGCGGTCGACCGCCGGTAG